One window from the genome of Commensalibacter oyaizuii encodes:
- a CDS encoding Maf family protein, whose amino-acid sequence MILSNQECHTLPIVLASASPRRLQLLQQIGITPQFVLATDIDETPLKQERPAIYVQRLSKTKLLAGQAMLTTNIPFILAADTVVAVGNRILNKTTDPKQAVTYLKLLSGRRHRVCTSVVLMNRQTGRIASRLVYTVVQFSRLTDRQCQTYLASNEWQDKAGAYAIQGKAASFIKAIHGSHSNVVGLPLFETAQLLRGFGLIP is encoded by the coding sequence ATGATTTTGTCAAATCAAGAGTGCCACACCCTACCAATTGTTTTGGCTTCGGCCTCACCCAGACGCTTGCAGCTTTTACAACAAATTGGAATAACCCCTCAATTCGTTTTGGCAACCGATATTGATGAAACCCCTTTAAAGCAAGAGCGGCCCGCAATTTATGTTCAGCGCTTGTCCAAAACAAAATTGTTGGCAGGGCAAGCTATGCTAACAACAAATATCCCTTTTATTTTGGCGGCAGATACGGTTGTAGCTGTGGGTAATCGTATTTTAAATAAAACCACAGACCCAAAGCAGGCCGTAACGTATCTAAAGCTTCTTTCTGGGCGCAGACATCGCGTTTGTACCAGTGTTGTTTTGATGAATAGGCAAACAGGGCGGATTGCCTCTAGACTTGTGTACACCGTTGTTCAATTTTCCCGCTTAACGGATAGACAATGTCAAACCTATCTAGCCTCAAACGAATGGCAGGACAAAGCTGGTGCCTATGCCATTCAAGGAAAAGCCGCCAGTTTTATCAAAGCCATTCACGGCAGTCACAGCAATGTTGTCGGCCTACCATTATTTGAGACGGCACAGCTTTTGCGTGGTTTTGGATTAATCCCTTAA
- the infA gene encoding translation initiation factor IF-1, translating into MSKEDMIEFNGTVTELLPNAMFRVKLDNEHVILAHTSGKMRKNRIRVLAGDRVSVEMTPYDLTKGRITFRFK; encoded by the coding sequence ATGTCTAAAGAAGATATGATTGAATTTAATGGAACAGTTACCGAATTGCTTCCAAATGCTATGTTCCGTGTAAAATTGGATAATGAACACGTTATTTTGGCCCATACTAGTGGTAAAATGCGTAAAAATCGCATTCGTGTTTTGGCCGGTGATCGTGTCAGTGTAGAAATGACCCCCTATGACTTGACCAAAGGTCGCATTACCTTCCGCTTTAAATAA
- the hisD gene encoding histidinol dehydrogenase, giving the protein MQYLFVTQPNFQKAFNHLLAARAMDTSAVKQPVTDILNRIKAHGDTALCEYTTKFDRLSITSQQLRITNEEIEQAYQRTSKELLDALNVAASRIKAFHEKQLPPDLHYNDESGFELGYHWRPMDSAGLYVPGGTAAYPSSVLMNAIPAKVAGVKRLAMCVPSPDGHLNPLVLAAAHTVGITEIYRIGGAQAIAALAFGTQTIAPVDYIVGPGNAYVAEAKRQVYGLVGIDSVAGPSEVVVLADCNNDPTHIALDLLAQAEHDKMAQSVFITNDEAFADQVVNAVEQQLQVLSRQEIARASWENHGAVIVVEDWSQAAELINQIAPEHLELMLEDPDILFNEIRHAGTIFVGKWCPEAIGDYVGGPNHVLPTSRTARFSSGLSVFDFMKRTTFLKSNKKGIQTVGPAAVAIANTEGLTAHALSISQRLKSLSK; this is encoded by the coding sequence ATGCAATATTTATTTGTTACGCAACCTAACTTTCAAAAAGCCTTTAACCATTTGCTGGCCGCACGCGCAATGGATACATCCGCTGTTAAACAACCGGTAACAGATATCTTAAATCGCATCAAAGCACATGGGGATACAGCACTGTGCGAGTATACGACTAAATTCGATCGTCTTTCTATTACTTCACAACAATTACGTATCACAAATGAAGAAATTGAACAGGCCTATCAACGAACTTCTAAAGAATTATTAGATGCTTTGAATGTCGCAGCATCTCGTATTAAAGCCTTTCATGAAAAACAATTACCCCCTGATTTACATTATAACGATGAGAGTGGATTTGAATTAGGATATCATTGGCGTCCAATGGATTCCGCAGGGTTATATGTTCCGGGCGGGACCGCGGCCTATCCATCTTCAGTACTAATGAACGCTATTCCTGCAAAAGTTGCAGGGGTTAAACGATTAGCCATGTGTGTTCCCAGCCCCGACGGTCATTTAAATCCATTGGTTCTGGCCGCAGCCCACACGGTGGGGATTACAGAAATTTATCGCATCGGCGGTGCGCAAGCAATTGCTGCATTGGCATTTGGAACACAAACCATTGCCCCAGTTGACTATATTGTTGGGCCTGGTAATGCCTATGTCGCAGAAGCAAAACGTCAAGTTTATGGTCTGGTTGGTATCGACAGTGTTGCAGGCCCCTCTGAAGTTGTTGTACTTGCAGACTGCAATAACGATCCAACCCATATTGCCCTTGATTTACTGGCGCAAGCTGAACATGACAAAATGGCACAATCAGTCTTTATCACCAATGATGAGGCATTTGCTGATCAAGTTGTTAATGCGGTTGAACAACAATTACAGGTCCTGTCCCGTCAAGAGATTGCACGTGCTAGTTGGGAAAACCACGGGGCTGTGATCGTCGTTGAAGATTGGTCACAAGCCGCAGAGTTAATTAACCAAATTGCCCCAGAGCATCTGGAATTAATGTTAGAAGATCCTGATATATTATTTAATGAAATCCGTCATGCTGGCACTATTTTTGTTGGGAAATGGTGCCCAGAGGCAATTGGTGATTATGTGGGTGGCCCAAATCATGTTTTGCCCACCAGTCGAACAGCACGATTTTCATCAGGATTATCCGTATTTGATTTTATGAAGCGTACTACATTTTTAAAATCAAATAAAAAGGGAATTCAAACAGTCGGCCCCGCCGCTGTTGCCATTGCCAATACCGAGGGATTAACAGCACACGCATTAAGTATTTCACAACGTTTGAAAAGTTTAAGCAAATAA
- the hisG gene encoding ATP phosphoribosyltransferase, translating into MNNTSLILALPKGRILKACLPLLQAADIIPEPAFFDENSRLLRFKTNDPSLDIIRVRSFDVATFVAFGTASLGICGSDVLMEFDYPDIYAPLDLNVGRCRLSVAQLANTKDKNLGDPARWSQIRVATKYPNITKRFFAHKGVQADIVNLHGAMELAPVLKLSNLIIDLVDTGSTLKANGLQEVETIVDVSSRLIINRTALKTQSVRINALTDRFRKMIISPQSPS; encoded by the coding sequence ATGAACAATACTTCATTGATCCTTGCCCTTCCCAAAGGTAGAATTCTTAAAGCATGCCTTCCACTTCTTCAGGCTGCAGATATTATTCCAGAACCTGCTTTTTTCGATGAAAACAGTCGTCTCTTACGTTTCAAAACCAATGACCCTAGTTTAGATATTATCCGCGTGCGCTCTTTCGACGTTGCAACTTTTGTGGCTTTTGGAACAGCTTCCTTGGGTATATGTGGTTCAGATGTATTAATGGAATTTGATTATCCTGATATTTATGCGCCTTTGGATCTAAATGTAGGGCGTTGTCGTTTATCAGTAGCACAACTAGCCAATACCAAAGACAAAAATCTGGGCGATCCTGCAAGATGGTCGCAAATTCGTGTAGCAACCAAATATCCCAATATTACCAAACGCTTTTTTGCACATAAAGGCGTTCAAGCCGATATTGTTAATTTACACGGTGCTATGGAATTAGCCCCAGTTTTAAAATTATCCAATCTTATCATAGATTTAGTCGATACAGGCTCTACTTTAAAAGCGAACGGACTGCAAGAGGTCGAAACAATTGTAGATGTATCCAGTCGTCTGATCATTAATCGTACGGCGTTAAAAACACAATCTGTGCGAATTAATGCTTTGACTGATCGTTTCCGTAAAATGATTATATCCCCTCAATCTCCATCTTAA
- the murA gene encoding UDP-N-acetylglucosamine 1-carboxyvinyltransferase, with protein sequence MDRFLIRGGRPLHGDITIGGAKNAALAIMPCALLTSETLSLKNMPGIMDIKTMCSLLEQHGLNITINDNDPHHYSFKGDITNTEAPYKIVSKMRASVLVLGPLLARCGKARVSLPGGCAIGTRPVNLHLDALTALGAEIEIDGGYINATAPKGLTGTRFVFPFVSVGATENTIMAASLAKGRTELLNAAREPEICDLIDCLVAMGAKIQGKGTSHLIIDGVDSLHGAEHSILFDRIECGTYACAAGITGGELRLIGAKVEYLGSVIHALEECGVEVFQEENAIRVRRTGSLRGIDIMTEAYPGFPTDMQAQFMALLSISEGASMITETIFENRFMHVPELNRMGARINVHGSSAIIRGVHSLSGAPVMATDLRASFSLILAGLAAAGETSLNRVYHLDRGYEAVEKKLSACGAQIERIKS encoded by the coding sequence ATGGATAGATTCTTGATTCGTGGGGGAAGACCCCTACATGGCGACATTACTATTGGTGGTGCCAAAAACGCTGCATTGGCCATTATGCCCTGTGCTCTTTTAACCTCTGAAACCTTATCGTTAAAAAATATGCCAGGTATTATGGATATTAAAACGATGTGTAGTTTATTAGAACAACATGGTTTAAATATCACTATCAATGATAACGATCCCCATCATTATTCTTTCAAAGGCGACATTACTAACACAGAAGCACCTTACAAGATCGTTTCCAAAATGCGTGCTTCTGTCTTGGTTCTTGGGCCTTTACTTGCACGTTGTGGCAAGGCTCGCGTTTCTTTACCTGGGGGGTGCGCTATTGGGACCCGTCCTGTCAATTTACATTTGGATGCTTTGACCGCTTTGGGTGCCGAAATTGAAATAGATGGCGGTTATATCAATGCTACGGCCCCAAAGGGATTAACGGGGACTCGTTTTGTTTTTCCATTTGTATCTGTTGGTGCAACTGAAAATACAATCATGGCTGCAAGTCTTGCAAAAGGTAGAACAGAACTATTAAATGCCGCCCGCGAACCAGAAATTTGTGATTTAATTGACTGTCTGGTTGCTATGGGGGCGAAAATCCAAGGAAAAGGCACCAGTCATTTAATTATCGATGGGGTTGATTCTTTGCATGGTGCAGAACACTCTATTTTATTTGATCGTATTGAATGTGGCACTTATGCTTGTGCTGCAGGTATAACGGGTGGTGAATTACGCTTAATTGGTGCGAAAGTAGAATATCTGGGATCTGTCATTCACGCCTTGGAAGAATGCGGTGTTGAAGTTTTTCAAGAAGAAAATGCCATTCGTGTTAGACGTACGGGCAGTTTACGCGGCATCGACATTATGACCGAAGCCTATCCCGGTTTTCCGACTGATATGCAAGCACAATTTATGGCCCTCTTATCTATATCTGAAGGGGCCAGCATGATTACAGAAACCATTTTTGAAAATCGGTTTATGCACGTCCCAGAATTAAACCGTATGGGGGCACGAATTAACGTCCATGGATCTTCTGCTATTATTCGTGGGGTGCACTCTTTATCTGGTGCACCAGTAATGGCAACGGATCTACGCGCTTCATTCTCTTTAATTCTGGCGGGGCTTGCTGCTGCTGGGGAAACCAGTTTAAATCGTGTTTATCATCTAGATCGCGGTTATGAAGCTGTTGAGAAAAAGTTATCAGCATGCGGGGCACAAATTGAACGTATAAAAAGCTAG
- the dcd gene encoding dCTP deaminase, with amino-acid sequence MPIMPDSWITRMAKEKGMIEPFADKQHREGIISYGVSSYGYDARIADEFKIFTDIDNAIVDPKNFSPNSFVTRKTDVCIIPPNSFALAHTIEYFRIPRDILVVCLGKSTYARCGIIVNVTPLEPEWEGQVTIEISNTTPLPAKIYANEGICQFLFFQGSTPCDISYADKHGKYMKQMGVATPRL; translated from the coding sequence ATGCCAATCATGCCAGATAGTTGGATTACACGTATGGCAAAAGAAAAAGGAATGATAGAACCTTTTGCTGATAAACAACATCGTGAAGGCATTATCTCATATGGTGTATCCTCTTATGGATATGATGCGCGAATTGCAGATGAGTTTAAAATTTTTACTGATATCGACAATGCAATTGTCGACCCTAAAAATTTTAGTCCCAACAGCTTTGTCACTCGCAAAACTGATGTATGCATTATTCCCCCAAACAGCTTTGCCCTCGCACATACGATCGAATATTTCCGTATCCCGCGTGATATTTTAGTGGTCTGTTTGGGAAAATCAACCTATGCCCGTTGCGGAATCATTGTTAATGTGACCCCTTTAGAACCCGAGTGGGAGGGACAAGTCACCATAGAAATTAGCAATACTACCCCCCTTCCTGCGAAAATTTATGCTAATGAGGGCATTTGCCAGTTCCTATTTTTCCAAGGCAGTACCCCTTGCGATATTAGCTATGCCGATAAGCATGGTAAATATATGAAACAAATGGGCGTTGCCACTCCACGTTTATAA
- the glk gene encoding glucokinase: MTTNNTQAEKNSENAQEVIVADIGGTNARFAIAKVKSGKVLSIEHETILKTADYATMQLAWDAFGQKIGRPLPDVASMAIACPIRGDILKFSNSPWIIRPALIPQQLNLKKLVLINDFEAVAHATAHCEDQYLKPICGPRRKDAPDGVTTIVGPGTGLGVASLHFDNANDTYIVTPSEGGHITYAPCDNIDISILRYLKQHYRRVSAERILSGPGLGNIYEALAASAGLSVTHHSDSNLWDAALKGTDHLATAALERFCLNFGTFCADIALVQLANRVVISGGIGQLLADYLPHSGFGERFVDKGRFERMLAQISVELLTYPQPGILGAAAAYAVKHTK, from the coding sequence ATGACCACAAATAACACTCAGGCAGAAAAAAATAGCGAAAATGCTCAAGAAGTTATTGTCGCAGACATTGGTGGTACCAATGCACGGTTCGCAATTGCGAAGGTAAAAAGTGGAAAAGTTTTATCCATTGAGCACGAAACAATTTTAAAAACTGCAGATTACGCTACAATGCAACTAGCCTGGGATGCGTTTGGACAAAAAATTGGACGCCCTTTGCCTGATGTTGCTTCTATGGCAATTGCATGCCCAATTCGTGGTGATATTCTCAAATTTTCTAACAGTCCTTGGATTATCCGTCCAGCCTTAATTCCTCAACAACTCAACCTTAAAAAACTTGTCCTAATTAATGATTTTGAGGCAGTTGCCCATGCAACCGCTCACTGTGAAGATCAATATTTAAAACCTATTTGTGGTCCTAGACGAAAAGATGCCCCTGATGGTGTAACCACGATTGTTGGACCAGGCACAGGGTTGGGCGTTGCTTCATTACATTTTGACAATGCCAATGATACCTATATCGTTACCCCAAGTGAAGGAGGACATATTACCTATGCTCCTTGCGATAATATCGATATTAGTATTTTACGATATCTAAAACAACATTATCGTCGCGTTTCCGCAGAACGCATTCTTTCTGGTCCAGGTTTGGGTAATATTTATGAAGCTCTTGCCGCAAGTGCGGGTTTATCCGTAACTCATCACAGCGACAGTAATCTTTGGGATGCTGCATTAAAAGGCACAGACCATTTAGCAACAGCAGCATTAGAACGATTTTGCCTAAACTTTGGAACATTTTGTGCAGATATTGCTTTAGTACAATTAGCTAATCGCGTCGTTATTAGCGGTGGAATTGGTCAATTATTGGCTGACTATCTACCTCATTCTGGGTTTGGTGAACGATTTGTTGACAAAGGGCGATTTGAAAGAATGCTTGCACAGATTTCGGTTGAACTACTAACTTATCCCCAACCTGGTATTTTAGGTGCAGCAGCTGCTTATGCAGTAAAACACACCAAATAA
- a CDS encoding capsular polysaccharide synthesis protein has product MIDENDLKGLVKECPVAEGLFQQHGCHDVMTAFNIANHLHMHGFLKESAVFYQEAIDYRKDDPEGHPREEILLQVKLLCLVKAGAELEDSDLNRLQVLSEPLYHYIVGVQQHRQGNLSIIETLQKIGYTYEQFHTGEEIDTIYLRLIYEGLSKGNFPNKIRKTEIPRNLFFFWDRNMPDDVRQNIEHHQQFKNYNVEVFDQDRAIEWLYKYYGKEAKTIFLKSRHPAEAADILRVHVINLYGGFWVDADLKITSEELLEKYIPRNYDNVLLLTDGYFVHNDFFAATANNIILKDCLLSIYRNCYEYGGLFISYKTGPGVFMRAINRAYFRCMDGAVKEMPSLKLMDQKMFDKITEQYPVAYKQGGTWTST; this is encoded by the coding sequence ATGATAGATGAGAATGATTTAAAGGGTCTTGTTAAAGAGTGTCCCGTTGCAGAAGGATTATTTCAGCAACACGGGTGTCATGATGTCATGACCGCATTTAACATTGCAAATCACCTACACATGCATGGCTTTCTAAAAGAATCTGCTGTTTTTTATCAAGAAGCTATTGATTATAGAAAAGATGATCCTGAAGGTCATCCTAGGGAAGAAATTTTATTACAAGTTAAGTTACTTTGTCTAGTGAAAGCTGGAGCAGAGCTTGAGGATAGCGATTTAAATCGATTGCAAGTGTTGTCAGAGCCTTTATACCATTATATCGTTGGTGTGCAACAACATCGTCAAGGTAATCTATCTATTATAGAGACTTTGCAGAAAATTGGGTACACCTACGAGCAGTTTCATACGGGTGAAGAAATTGATACCATTTATTTGCGTTTAATTTACGAAGGTTTAAGCAAGGGAAATTTTCCCAATAAAATTAGAAAAACAGAAATTCCAAGAAATTTGTTCTTCTTTTGGGATCGAAATATGCCTGATGATGTAAGACAAAATATAGAGCATCATCAACAATTCAAAAATTATAATGTCGAGGTTTTTGACCAGGATAGAGCAATAGAATGGCTTTACAAATATTATGGCAAAGAAGCGAAGACAATCTTTTTAAAATCTCGTCACCCTGCTGAAGCGGCCGATATTTTGCGAGTTCATGTCATTAATTTGTATGGTGGTTTTTGGGTTGATGCAGATCTAAAAATCACCTCGGAAGAACTATTAGAAAAATATATTCCAAGAAATTATGATAACGTGTTGTTGCTAACAGATGGTTATTTTGTTCACAATGATTTTTTTGCAGCAACAGCCAATAATATTATTTTGAAAGACTGCCTTTTATCAATTTATCGTAACTGTTATGAATATGGTGGTTTGTTCATTTCATATAAAACAGGACCTGGCGTGTTTATGAGGGCTATAAACCGTGCTTATTTTAGATGCATGGACGGGGCAGTTAAGGAGATGCCCTCTTTAAAATTAATGGATCAGAAAATGTTTGATAAAATAACAGAACAATATCCTGTTGCGTATAAACAGGGGGGGACTTGGACCTCAACATAA